One stretch of Clupea harengus chromosome 2, Ch_v2.0.2, whole genome shotgun sequence DNA includes these proteins:
- the cmss1 gene encoding protein CMSS1 isoform X1 yields MGDDLGDEWWVHGGNSGKSDEEVKKKPQGKRKPEEGEEEEEPVKQQRPVKKRKNDEEEEPVKPVKQQTPVKKKKKNDAQKEPVKENKKNTVTQKKSKQVIKQDKDAGHVEGSKKRKRKKKTITDVLASSEVKAGVPEDLQKVLQAHLSSTRSVIEQEELVLQDSSFLTCNDLTHTLSSYMKQVCPKWAKVQKRHTVKQSLVILIACSSALRALELMKQLVAFKGEAKILKLFARHIKVEKQIQLLSNIVAHIGVGTPARITELIQKDGLSLEAVKYLILDWNWRDQKCRRMVDVPEVKVEMFKLLESGILPRCRDGDTKIGLF; encoded by the exons ATGGGGGACGATCTGGGAGATGAGTGGTGGGTTCACGGTGGAAATTCAG gtaaatctGATGAGGAGGTTAAAAAGAAGCCTCAGGGAAAGAGGAagccagaggagggggaggaggaggaggagcctgtGAAGCAACAGAGACCcgtgaagaagaggaagaatgatgaagaggaggagcctgTGAAGCCTGTGAAGCAACAGACACccgtgaagaagaagaagaagaatgatgCACAGAAAGAACCAGTGAAGGAGAATAAGAAAAACACTGTGACCCAG AAAAAGAGCAAGCAAGTCATCAAGCAAGATAAAGATGCAGGACATGTGGAGGGAagcaagaaaaggaagagaaag aAGAAGACCATCACAGATGTGCTGGCATCCTCAGAGGTGAAGGCGGGCGTTCCAGAGGACCTCCAGAAGGTTCTCCAGGCCCATCTGAGCTCCACACGCTCCGTCATCGAGCAGGAGGAGCTCGTGCTGCAGG ACTCAAGTTTCCTGACCTGcaatgatctcacacacaccctgtcgtCCTACATGAAGCAAG tgtgtccTAAGTGGGCTAAAGTACAGAAGCGACACACAGTGAAGCAGTCGCTCGTCATCCTCATCGCCTGCAGCTCTGCCCTCAGAGCCCTGGAGCTCATGAA GCAGTTGGTTGCATTCAAAGGAGAAGCCAAAATACTGAAGCTCTTTGCCAGACATATAAAG GTGGAGAAGCAGATCCAGTTGCTGAGCAACATTGTGGCACACATTGGAGTGGGGACTCCTGCCAGAATCACCGAACTCATACAAAAAG atggtcTGAGTCTAGAGGCTGTGAAGTACCTGATTCTGGACTGGAATTGGAGAGACCAGAAATGCAGGAGGATGGTGGACGTACCagag GTGAAAGTAGAAATGTTTAAATTGCTGGAATCTGGAATTCTGCCGCGCTGTCGAGATGGAGATACGAAGATTGGACTCTTttga
- the cmss1 gene encoding protein CMSS1 isoform X2, producing the protein MGDDLGDEWWVHGGNSGKSDEEVKKKPQGKRKPEEGEEEEEPVKQQRPVKKRKNDEEEEPVKPVKQQTPVKKKKKNDAQKEPVKENKKNTVTQKKSKQVIKQDKDAGHVEGSKKRKRKKTITDVLASSEVKAGVPEDLQKVLQAHLSSTRSVIEQEELVLQDSSFLTCNDLTHTLSSYMKQVCPKWAKVQKRHTVKQSLVILIACSSALRALELMKQLVAFKGEAKILKLFARHIKVEKQIQLLSNIVAHIGVGTPARITELIQKDGLSLEAVKYLILDWNWRDQKCRRMVDVPEVKVEMFKLLESGILPRCRDGDTKIGLF; encoded by the exons ATGGGGGACGATCTGGGAGATGAGTGGTGGGTTCACGGTGGAAATTCAG gtaaatctGATGAGGAGGTTAAAAAGAAGCCTCAGGGAAAGAGGAagccagaggagggggaggaggaggaggagcctgtGAAGCAACAGAGACCcgtgaagaagaggaagaatgatgaagaggaggagcctgTGAAGCCTGTGAAGCAACAGACACccgtgaagaagaagaagaagaatgatgCACAGAAAGAACCAGTGAAGGAGAATAAGAAAAACACTGTGACCCAG AAAAAGAGCAAGCAAGTCATCAAGCAAGATAAAGATGCAGGACATGTGGAGGGAagcaagaaaaggaagagaaag AAGACCATCACAGATGTGCTGGCATCCTCAGAGGTGAAGGCGGGCGTTCCAGAGGACCTCCAGAAGGTTCTCCAGGCCCATCTGAGCTCCACACGCTCCGTCATCGAGCAGGAGGAGCTCGTGCTGCAGG ACTCAAGTTTCCTGACCTGcaatgatctcacacacaccctgtcgtCCTACATGAAGCAAG tgtgtccTAAGTGGGCTAAAGTACAGAAGCGACACACAGTGAAGCAGTCGCTCGTCATCCTCATCGCCTGCAGCTCTGCCCTCAGAGCCCTGGAGCTCATGAA GCAGTTGGTTGCATTCAAAGGAGAAGCCAAAATACTGAAGCTCTTTGCCAGACATATAAAG GTGGAGAAGCAGATCCAGTTGCTGAGCAACATTGTGGCACACATTGGAGTGGGGACTCCTGCCAGAATCACCGAACTCATACAAAAAG atggtcTGAGTCTAGAGGCTGTGAAGTACCTGATTCTGGACTGGAATTGGAGAGACCAGAAATGCAGGAGGATGGTGGACGTACCagag GTGAAAGTAGAAATGTTTAAATTGCTGGAATCTGGAATTCTGCCGCGCTGTCGAGATGGAGATACGAAGATTGGACTCTTttga
- the tmem30c gene encoding transmembrane protein 30C: MGKVKVSGPLSRRPDNSAFKQQRLPAWSPALSAHTLLPLFYGIAVLCVLLGVWLLVTVQNTHEIKVDYTSLGTCERCYELRKFRENSTKSCSCEVEFEISENLTGDVFIYYGLINFHQNLRLYMDSRDDTQMLGRKKNLQAPSSYCTPFDKVDGVPIAPCGAIANSKFNDSFILQYHGLGAPAPIPLFRKGISWYTDENVKFRNPSTNDTFSLAQAFQGTARPVYWQKPVYELDPSDPNNNGFINEDLIVWMREAAFPNFKKLYGVLNRSRAPFKQGLPAGTYSILIQYNFPVEYFRGRKELVVSTVTWFGGKNHFLPIAYLVTGGLVLITAAALTAVYLKVGKEGKNMKEL, encoded by the exons ATGGGAAAGGTGAAGGTCTCGGGGCCGTTGTCACGGCGACCAGACAACTCTGCCTTCAAGCAGCAGCGGCTGCCGGCCTGGTCTCCGGCGCTGAGCGCGCACACACTCCTGCCGCTCTTCTACGGCATCgccgtgctgtgtgtgctgctgggcgtCTGGCTGCTCGTCACCGTCCAGAACACACACGAGATCAAG GTGGATTACACCAGTTTGGGCACGTGTGAGCGTTGCTACGAGTTACGGAAGTTCCGTGAAAACTCCACAAAATCATGCAGCTGTGAGGTGGAGTTTGAAATCTCAGAAAACTTAACG GGGGACGTGTTCATCTACTATGGGCTGATCAACTTCCACCAGAACCTGCGCCTGTACATGGACTCCAGAGATGACACCCAGATGTTGGGGAGGAAAAAGAACTTACAG gccccCAGCTCGTACTGTACGCCATTTGATAAAGTGGACGGTGTTCCCATTGCCCCTTGTGGAGCCATTGCCAACAGCAAGTTCAACG ACTCATTCATCCTGCAGTACCACGGCCTGGGCGCCCCCGCCCCCATTCCTCTCTTCAGGAAGGGCATCAGCTGGTACACAGACGAGAACGTCAAGTTCCGCAACCCCTCCACCAATGACACCTTCAGCCTCGCACAGGCCTTTCAGG GCACCGCCCGCCCTGTGTACTGGCAGAAGCCGGTGTATGAGTTGGACCCGAGCGACCCCAACAACAACGGCTTCATCAACGAGGACCTGATCGTGTGGATGAGGGAGGCGGCCTTCCCCAACTTCAAGAAGCTCTACGGGGTGCTGAACCGCTCACGAGCGCCGTTCAAACAGGGCCTGCCTGCTGGGACGTACAGCATCCTCATCCAATACA ACTTCCCTGTGGAGTACTTCCGGGGCAGGAAGGAGTTGGTGGTGTCCACGGTCACCTGGTTTGGGGGCAAGAACCACTTCCTGCCCATCGCATACCTGGTGACCGGAGGCCTGGTGCTGATCACCGCCGCTGCCCTCACCGCCGTCTACCTGAAGGTGGGCAAGGAGGGCAAGAACATGAAGgaactgtga